A window of the Aeromicrobium phoceense genome harbors these coding sequences:
- a CDS encoding DUF7455 domain-containing protein, whose amino-acid sequence MFDDNRRNEDTVTATAEFPALTATDRCDRCGAQALVRVELPSGTDLVFCGHHARQHETRLREIAIAYRDESDSLSV is encoded by the coding sequence ATGTTCGACGACAACCGACGAAATGAGGACACCGTGACGGCCACTGCCGAGTTCCCCGCCCTCACCGCTACCGACCGCTGCGATCGTTGCGGCGCGCAGGCCCTGGTCCGCGTCGAACTGCCCTCGGGCACCGACCTGGTCTTCTGCGGTCACCACGCCCGCCAGCACGAGACGCGCCTGCGCGAGATCGCCATCGCCTACCGCGACGAGAGCGACAGCCTGAGCGTCTGA